CTCATTCGGCCATTCGTCTAAGTTTTGGCTTTGAAAATACTGTAGAAGAAGCTCAACGCTTTGTTGACACTTTTGAAGAATTACGTCAAAAATTTACTGTGATCCAATAGGAGGTCTTATGGAAACTAAAATCATGATTCGCTATGGCGAATTATCAGTTAAAGGAAAAAATAAACGCCGTTTTATAAATCGTTTAGCTGAAAATATCCGCCAAATTTTTTCCGACTATCCACAGGTTAAGGTGAGTGAACAGTTCGATTTCATGTTTATTGAGCTTAATGGGGTCGATAAGGGAATCGTCATTGATCGCTTACAATATATTTTTGGTATCCAAAGTTACAGTCCCGTCTACGAAATTGACCGCGACTTTGACCTGTTGAAAGAAGTGGCCAAGCAAGTGGTGGAAGAAAAATTAAATGAAAGGGAAATTCATAGCTTCAAGGTCGCTACTTCGCGCTCCGACCACAATTATCATATGGACACCAATGCTATTAACCGGGAATTAGGAGCTTATCTGATGGAAGAATTTCCTGATTTAGAAGTTAAAATGAAAAAGCCCGACCTGACTGTCCGGGTCAAGGTGCGCTTCAAGGACTTTGTGGTGTCTGCAGACTGGATTAAAGGGATCGGCGGTTTACCGGTGGGCACCAGTTCCCGTGGGATACTCATGTTATCTGGGGGAATCGATTCTCCAGTGGCGGGTTACTTAGCCATGAAACGTGGGGTTAGACCCATTGCCATCCACTTTGCCTCACCACCCTATACCAGTCCTCAAGCCCTAGA
The nucleotide sequence above comes from Aerococcus urinae. Encoded proteins:
- the thiI gene encoding tRNA uracil 4-sulfurtransferase ThiI, which produces METKIMIRYGELSVKGKNKRRFINRLAENIRQIFSDYPQVKVSEQFDFMFIELNGVDKGIVIDRLQYIFGIQSYSPVYEIDRDFDLLKEVAKQVVEEKLNEREIHSFKVATSRSDHNYHMDTNAINRELGAYLMEEFPDLEVKMKKPDLTVRVKVRFKDFVVSADWIKGIGGLPVGTSSRGILMLSGGIDSPVAGYLAMKRGVRPIAIHFASPPYTSPQALEKAKKLAGKLTKFGSWIDFIEVPFTEIQEAIKEHIPSEYLMTITRRMMLRVADRIRDQYHALSIINGESLGQVASQTAESMYAINAVTTTPIIRPVVTMDKLEIIDIAQAIDTFDLSIQPFEDCCTVFAPASPSTKPKVDRCEYYESRLDIDSLVDNCLAKLNFERIDHHSLEETSAQEEAMDDLL